The DNA segment AGATAGTGTACACATTAAACACATCAATCCCAACTGAATCATTTCAAAAGAAAATAGATGCTGCAGCAGTCTGCCAAGATCTTCATAACCAAATAACAAAGGGGCACTCTGAAAGAGAAGCTACTATTAAAAACTGCATTGTAGCCACAGCTGACACACTGAAAAAACTGAAGGTTGCTAAAGAAGAAAACCCTAATGATTTTGATGTCTTGAAGAATTATAAATCTGAACAGAGAAAGGTATGTAAcaccataattatatataattatgtttagttTCAGTGGCTGCTTACATTATGGCTGTGTAGTGTATTTGCGGTATTAAAAGTTGGTGCAAGACTCCTGTCTTTTATCCTGTTTGACCTTTTTAACGAGGGTATGGTAAAACAGGGAGGTATGTTGGTAATTTACCATGCATATAACT comes from the Plutella xylostella chromosome 9, ilPluXylo3.1, whole genome shotgun sequence genome and includes:
- the LOC105382241 gene encoding protein MIX23, which translates into the protein MICPDFLEFQDILKKMRVLDDKIVYTLNTSIPTESFQKKIDAAAVCQDLHNQITKGHSEREATIKNCIVATADTLKKLKVAKEENPNDFDVLKNYKSEQRKLRLLQQELSVEEVIKEKTSKLFSEKCRMYYKPSDL